From a single Scomber japonicus isolate fScoJap1 chromosome 12, fScoJap1.pri, whole genome shotgun sequence genomic region:
- the ltb4r2b gene encoding leukotriene B4 receptor 2b has protein sequence MTSRTTLLPPTENFTTPENHEFDSVVSNDFSTALGALILGLVFLLGVPGNMFIIWSILARAKRYSITTMLILNLACADGFIMALTIFFIIYLAKQQWVFGDPMCKILFYLCNANMYASIFLIMLMSVHRLVAVVFPMKVTFLFRKKIVLRVLICMWVLVMVISVPSLVFRDIREDKDEMNKTRLVCAPQHDLPRHVRFQYAFETVAGFILPYAVIITSYVLILRRLRQTKFRRNVRSEKFILAIVVMFGLFWLPYHVINMIQVAAEWYDENSSTREVLDHIAKSSRAVTSALAFISSCANPVLYTFAAKSYIRQNGFAFMARLFEGISQDQDKKSRFTGKHTMGTSNADSNSANCAAQNGASNEL, from the exons ATGACCAGCAGAACAACCTTACTGCCTCCTACGGAAAATTTCACAACTCCAGAAAACCATGAATTTGATAGCGTTGTCAGCAATGACTTCTCCACGGCCTTGGGCGCCCTCATCCTCGGCCTGGTTTTCCTCCTGGGTGTCCCTGGCAACATGTTCATCATATGGAGCATCCTGGCACGGGCCAAACGATACTCCATCACCACCATGCTCATCCTCAACCTGGCGTGTGCCGACGGCTTCATCATGGCCCTCaccatcttcttcatcatctacCTGGCCAAGCAGCAGTGGGTCTTCGGTGACCCCATGTGTAAAATCCTGTTCTACCTTTGCAATGCCAACATGTACGCCTCCATCTTCCTGATCATGCTGATGAGCGTGCACCGGCTGGTGGCCGTGGTGTTTCCGATGAAAGTGACCTTTCTGTTCAGGAAGAAGATCGTGCTGAGGGTGCTCATTTGCATGTGGGTGCTGGTGATGGTCATTTCAGTCCCCTCCTTGGTGTTTCGAGATATTCGAGAAGACAAAGACGAGATGAATAAAACAAGACTGGTGTGTGCGCCCCAACACGACCTTCCTCGGCAT GTGAGGTTTCAGTACGCCTTTGAGACCGTGGCAGGATTCATACTCCCTTACGCAGTCATCATCACCAGCTACGTCCTCATCCTCAGACGCTTGAGGCAAACCAAGTTCCGCCGTAACGTCCGCAGCGAGAAGTTCATCCTGGCTATTGTGGTGATGTTTGGCCTTTTCTGGCTGCCGTACCACGTTATCAACATGATACAG GTGGCGGCTGAGTGGTACGATGAGAACTCATCAACAAGAGAAGT ATTGGATCATATCGCTAAATCCAGTCGTGCGGTGACGTCGGCTCTGGCCTTCATCAGCAGCTGTGCCAATCCTGTCCTCTACACCTTCGCTGCAAAGTCTTATATTAGACAGAATGGCTTCGCCTTCATGGCTCGACTCTTCGAAGGCATTTCACAAGACCAAGATAAGAAGAGTCGGttcacaggaaaacacacaatggGAACCAGTAACGCTGATTCCAATTCGGCAAATTGTGCCGCACAAAATGGGGCGTCGAATGAACTTTGA
- the LOC128368978 gene encoding epimerase family protein SDR39U1-like has translation MRVLIGGGSGFVGRELTRLLRNKGHEVTIISRQPGPGKITWGELESRGLPPCEGAVNLAGENLMNPLRWWNESYKKDLFSSRIDTTKTLAQAIAASSSPPRSWVLVSAVACYRPSLTAEYTEDSEWSPFDLLSQLLKEWEASALLPENVAKNTKQVVIRPGVVLGRDGGAMKQMLLPFWLGLGGTLGSGTQPFPWIHVSDLAGIIAHALEPPADTPSPSVQVLNGVAPTLNTNYEFTKELGRLLRRPTIFPVPGFVMNALLGSERAVVLTQGQKVIPKRTLEAGFQYKYPDLTSALKEIVGS, from the exons ATGAGAGTCTTAATAG GAGGAGGATCTGGCTTCGTGGGCCGTGAGCTGACTCGCCTGCTCAGAAACAAAGGTCACGAGGTCACAATTATATCTCGCCAGCCCGGTCCAGGGAAGATAACTTGG GGTGAATTAGAGTCTAGAGGCCTCCCACCGTGTGAAGGTGCCGTCAATTTGGCCGGAGAGAATCTCATGAACCCACTGCGATG GTGGAACGAAAGCTACAAGAAGGATTTATTTTCCAGTCGCATCGACACTACAAAAACTCTCGCTCAAGCTATCGCTGcctcctccagtcctcctcGCTCCTGGGTCCTGGTCTCAGCTGTAG CGTGCTACCGGCCCAGTCTGACAGCTGAGTACACAGAAGACAGTGAATGGTCACCGTTTGACCTCCTTTCTCAACTGCTGAAAGAGTGGGAGGCCTCCGCACTCCTGCCTGAGAATGTggcaaaaaacaccaaacaagtGGTCATCAGGCCCG GGGTGGTGTTGGGTCGTGACGGCGGTGCCATGAAGCAAATGCTGCTGCCCTTCTGGCTCGGCCTGGGGGGCACCCTGGGGTCCGGGACACAGCCTTTCCCTTGGATCCACGTCTCAGATCTAGCAGGGATCATCGCCCACGCCCTGGAGCCCCCTGCAGACACCCCCTCCCCTTCAGTACAGGTGTTAAACGGAGTCGCACCCACCCTGAACACCAACTACGAGTTCACTAAAGAACTGGGGCGGCTCCTGAGGCGGCCCACTATATTTCCTGTACCCGGCTTCGTCATGAATGCATTGTTGGGCTCGGAGAGGGCTGTGGTCCTCACACAGGGCCAGAAAGTCATACCCAAGAGGACTTTAGAGGCCGGATTTCAGTACAAGTATCCAGACTTGACCTCGGCCCTGAAAGAGATCGTTGGGAGTTAA
- the LOC128369717 gene encoding epimerase family protein SDR39U1-like, translated as MKQMLLPFWLGLGGTLGSGTQPFPWIHVSDLAGIIAHALEPPADTPSPSAQVLNGVAPALNTNYEFTKELGRLLRRPTIFPVPGFVMNALLGSERTVVLTQGQKVIPKRTLEAGFQYKYPDLTSALKEIVGS; from the coding sequence ATGAAGCAAATGCTGCTGCCCTTCTGGCTCGGCCTCGGGGGCACCCTGGGGTCCGGGACACAGCCTTTCCCCTGGATCCACGTCTCAGATTTAGCAGGGATCATCGCCCACGCCCTGGAGCCCCCTGCAGACACCCCCTCCCCTTCAGCACAGGTGTTAAACGGAGTTGCACCCGCCCTGAACACCAACTATGAGTTCACTAAAGAACTGGGACGGCTCCTGAGGCGGCCCACTATATTTCCTGTACCCGGCTTCGTTATGAATGCATTGTTGGGCTCGGAGAGGACTGTGGTCCTCACACAGGGCCAGAAAGTAATACCCAAGAGGACTTTAGAGGCCGGATTTCAGTACAAGTATCCAGACTTGACCTCGGCCCTGAAAGAGATCGTTGGGAGTTAA